GAACGATCAATAGCACTTCTGAATGTCTTCTTCTGGAATTAAACATTTGTACAATTCACTGGTTCATTGTTATGATGCTATAGTTGAATATTACATTTGAGGAGGATCACCTTCATTTTCCTAATTAATTCAAAGTATTTTGGTTATATTTTATAACGGTGTTGCATCTGTGTCGGTATTTCAGTTAAAGATTAGCAGTGTGGTGGTCATAGTTGTTATCATGGAGGTATGTATGTGAATCATTCAAAAGTTATGTGAAATGAAATACGAGCTATGTCGAGGTCATTTTGAACATGATTCTGTGGTAATCAGTGATTTATGGTTATATTACTCCCTAACCATTTATGATGACATGGTTATACATATGAAGCATCGAACTTTCAAAATGTCCGGTTTGACCATCCAAGTATCCGAACCCGATACATCAACCACGAGTTCAAAAAAAAGAACCGAGTGTGTGCATCACTCTCTGTCAGTTGGCAAGTAAAAGAGGCAGAAAACCAAATACCCCCAAATCTTTTACACGTTACAGTTGTTATCTTTTTATACACACACACCCCTACATGTACACATACGTACATCTAAAATTTTGCATTATTATTTTCTCACTTGTCCATATTAAATGAGCGATGATAGATTAGCATATGTTTTTTGTATCTATTTTTTTCACCTGAGCGGTGATAAATGATTGCATTACAGCTTGTTAAAATAGTACCTGGTTTTAACCAGCTTGTTGTTTTAGCATGATTGCTTCTTGTTGTATCGTGTGTTCTTATTTGTAGACAAGTTTTTATAAGTCTTTACTGATTGGAAAAATAAAGAGGAGGAACATAGAGGAAACATGAAAGAGATTTgtgtagtttttttttaaaagaatttaaGAAACAAATGGATCATGGGAGCATAATAAATTTAGAGAACATCATAACACCCGATACATAAAATTGTGTGACAACCAGCCTATCTAGCTATATGAAAAACAGTCCTGGTATCAAAACGCAAGTACTTAGGAAGTGAATTAATCCAGCAGGCGAAAACTGAGGGTTAGAAGCTGAGTGTGATGGACTAATGGTATTTTCTGTTGGCGAAGGAGCAATCGTATTCTGGCTGGGGGCTGGGGCTGCAACCGTTGAATCAGGGGCATTTGTAGAATTAGAACACGAGATTGGAGGAGGATTGGAATGTTGCTGATCAACCTGCGTGATCACGCCATCTATGCCATGGCATTTGATTGAGGAATTAGTACATATATTCGGACTAACGATCTGAATGTTGTTTAAGAAGAAATGCCGCCTACCACTATTCAAAACATGGAGCATGCTATCAGGTTTTAGGGTGGGAATCATGGAGCCTGTTGGAAAATGTTGCAGGTCTTCGAAAAACAATGAACCGGGGATAGCATGAGTGAGTAAGAACTGGGAAACATCATTATTGAGGAAGGATGAATTAGCTAAAATCCGATCATTAGGCATTAGGAAAGTGACATTCCCCTGTATATTTAAATCGTCGGGTGCCATGTTGAGGAGTACGACATACGTGTAGTACGTAGATCTCTGCATTTCTTCAATTGCTGCAAGCAAATCCTTGCTCTTTGCTGCCTGAATGTTTGCAGGAGTCCATGATATGAATATAGCTAAGAGAATCAGAGACAAAGTAGGTGCTAAAAGGGGCATTTTGTTGCGAAAGAAGTTGAATAGTTATTCTGGTATGTTGAGTGAACTTGTGTTTGTCCAAGGACAGGAATGATAATCTGGCTGGTGTGCTCTTAAGAACCTGTCATGAAAGAGTTATTAACCAATATTTGAGGGTTAATTAACATAAGCATGCAACTTCGGTGCTTGAAAATGTTTATAAATTAACAATGCCTAGTGCATGAGGAGTTGTTTTTAGGGGGTTAGGATTTCGACACAAAGATTGCTTATGGTTTATTTATTGACATTGCTCCCTCTTTCTTTTAACTTGCATCCTCCGTATTTATGATGGAAACAATTGCACCATCCGTTATGTTCTGCATTCATGTAAGGTTATAACTCAGAACAAACCCGATTCATTAACTCTCGCAAGTTTTTTATTGGAAAAACTAGGGAACTTTACCCGCGCGCTACGCGTGTTagcaaaaaaaaattaattttattattttttacgaTTAGCACCgaataaattattttatcatttctttttataatttgaatattttatttttcaccGGAAATCATGGTGTTGAGTTTAGATAAAAGTATCTCAAATAATATTGCTACGAATAGTTGCGATAtgatattagttttatttttttgttGCTAATATATAAGAGAAAAACAAAAGTTTCAAATTAGACAATAACATGAATTATTTAATGTGGTTTAATTTTACGAAAAAATGTATGGATACCAAATTGTGGCCAAATTGAAATACAATTGACACATCTCCTATTTTTTTATCAGGCACCAAAaagtttcaatttttatttttactACAACTACAAAGTAACTATCACTTAAATAAAAAACGGAGGCATTATTGTTATTCACCAGGTCCATTTTGTTACTTCCTCCTCTATATACACCTTTatataattgatttttttttccCATATGGTGTTACATATGATACTTCTGTGTATATCTTTAATTTTGTTGAAAATTAGTGATGAGTGATTAAGTAATTGTTCGAATCTGATTTCATTCATCCATGCATGTTCTTCATATCATAAAATCAAATAACTATTAAGTAAACATATAATGATATAACATTTATAGATGAAATGAATTATATTTAAAACTTGGGGATTGAGTTTGAGTTGATAGAATATTTTGTATCAAATGTTACAATCATGCATTTGAGCAATCCATACTGTAGTGACTGGGAATTTTgcgacgtgattaagtgaataaagtataattctgtattgtaattataaattatgtgctaaatgaattttgttggttaattgtctttattgtatattagtaactgaGAACGTAAAATGACttttccagtttgatgagtcagctacGCATGCCagcaatttttttttattaattgtTACGATTCGCAccaaataaatatttttaccATTTTTTTTACCATTTGAATAGTTTATTTTTCACTGAAATATAACGGTGTCGAGTTTAGGTAAAAAACTGTCAAATAATATTGTCATGAATAGTTTAGACAATACCAAAATTAAATAATGTGATTTAATTTAATGAAAAAAAAGATATACATATAATACAACACTCACATTCATTCTTAGATGACATCACATATTCTGCATCTAAAAAAGTATGTACATCGGCAAATTATTAAAGATTTTCTAAACTTATGTACTGTATTGATATAAAACATAATTATAgaattttttgattttaattaaaATACGTTAATAGAGCATTTATATTTCCATACAATTTATAAGGAAAAGTATAATATGAATTTAAGATTTAAAATTAGGTTTTTAGGATGGACAAAATAGTTGAATAATACACAAACATATTccaaaaacaaaaagaaaaagcaaatCAGCATAGCTCAATTACAATTCATACACTCTCAATTTGAAATAGACAAAACTCACTTAAAATTCACAATTCACACATTCTCTTTCAATTTGAAGCTGATTCAGGTAATTTATGCTTAGAGCTTGAAGTGTTGCATTCAGTACAATAACTAATCCATACCATTTCATCGGGGGTACTCATTCCGAAAGAAGTAAGTTGTTCAATTCTCTTTTACGTATTCTCATTATTAGAATAAGAATTTGATGTTCGATTGATCGTTGAATGTAAATTGATGCAGAAATGGATCTAAAAGAAGTTCAGATATGTTTGTTTGTACAAATATGGGTGATTTTTACAGAAAGGGGGAATTGGTATGTATTAGTATGTAACTCTGTACTTTCTTAAAGTTCAATTGCTCATTATGTGATAATTATAATTGTTATATATTAGAGTATCTGTTTTGCTTACTTTGTTCAAATTATGCAGTTTCCGCCATTGCCATTTTATGTAAACTATGGGAGTCACCTCCCTGGTGATGTTAAGTTGTTAGGACCCTTGAATATTGTTTGGACGGGAAAATATCCGAGAAACTCTAAGAGCATCCAAAATATGTCTGATATGATGACTTTCCACTTAATGAAGCCCTACCACATGGTTCTACTGGAATATGAAGGAGGAGCGCAGTTCAAATTTCAAGTATATAATCCGTATGCGGTGGAAATGAAATATACAGAAGTGGCATGGGATTCTAACTTGACCTGGACTGATACTGAGCTAGAAAGACTGAGTACCACTTTTTGTTATAATGCTACAACTAATTTCTGCACTGTTCAGCACATACTTATTGAAGGCAAATATTTGTTGGGCACATCATTCACAGAGGTAACAAATAGATTACCATATTTCAAAATGTATTTTTAAACATTATCATTTTTTTAATGTGTTGTCTCTAATAGTTTTGTTCCTTCTAGGTTATTAATTCAGATACTTGCGACAAATTGGGGTTATGTGAAAAGTCTCCAGTCATTATATTTTGTTTTGAGGATCAAGAATGACCTATACATGTAAAACGGGTTCTTGACGCAGTCCTTTTTACTAATGAGTGGAATTGGTTCATTCGAGATACACAAATTAAAATTGGTGATACCATTGCTCTCTACCATATTGACGAAGCACTGAAGTTTAAAATATGTGTTTTAGATGAAACTGTCATTCCAAAAGATGGAACTTATGGAGGTATTCTGTCATTAACAACTTCTATTTAAAAACatgagattttaaaattgtttcccATGTTGCATTTTAACAGGTGAGACAGATGATGTTCAGCATTATGCCAAGTTTTTTAAGGTTATTACAGATCATACGTTACAGTTCGGGGAACTGGTATGTTTGTACTTTGTTCTTGTTTTATAAGGAGTCAATCACTAAAATGAGTTCTTGTTTTATACGTTACAGTTCGGGGAACGTGATGATTCAATATCAAT
The sequence above is drawn from the Apium graveolens cultivar Ventura chromosome 2, ASM990537v1, whole genome shotgun sequence genome and encodes:
- the LOC141706243 gene encoding uncharacterized protein LOC141706243; the encoded protein is MPLLAPTLSLILLAIFISWTPANIQAAKSKDLLAAIEEMQRSTYYTYVVLLNMAPDDLNIQGNVTFLMPNDRILANSSFLNNDVSQFLLTHAIPGSLFFEDLQHFPTGSMIPTLKPDSMLHVLNSGRRHFFLNNIQIVSPNICTNSSIKCHGIDGVITQVDQQHSNPPPISCSNSTNAPDSTVAAPAPSQNTIAPSPTENTISPSHSASNPQFSPAGLIHFLSTCVLIPGLFFI